The Lycium ferocissimum isolate CSIRO_LF1 chromosome 8, AGI_CSIRO_Lferr_CH_V1, whole genome shotgun sequence DNA segment TCAAGTGAGTTCAATCATATATGGCCTGGACTTCACGCAAAAATGTCCGAAGTTTAGTCATGGCCTGAACCAAATACCAAAATGGCTGAAGTTCAGTATATATTGTCTGAACTTCAAGCAAAAATGACAGAAATTCAATCATATACCTGACTCTCATGTAATTAAAATGATTGAACATATCACCTaaacttattcatacaaaaatCTCTCATGTAATTAACAATAATCAGTGCTTTAAGATTTCACTCTTAAAAATCAACTTCCTAATTAGCTAGGAcaacaattaattatttataaatagaaGTATAGATGAACAAGAGAAGCTACTTGCAAGGACATGGATATATATGCTAAACTTCCTAATAAGCTGGGTGGCCCAGAGGGCATAAACATTGAAATATCTTGTGAGATCTCAGTAGTCTTCCATGTCTGTTAGTTGTGTCACTTTACTACGACTCTTAAGATATCAAAAGATTGACATTTTACTCTATGAAGGACCTACATTATGGGTTGGGTGTTCAAGCATCCAGTACTTTTGGAGCCAGACATTATTATTTACATTGAGAAATTAatatttcatatacaaatatatagcaattttaatatttaaaataattgagCACCATAATCTAAAATTTTGAGTCCGTGACCGTTCATCAAGAGTATGTTCAACAAAATGAACACTAAGATGGGGAAAAGGGGGTCTTGGGGTGATTATGACTTGTATCTAAAACTATTAttgttgataatattattgGGTCGGGTTTATCCGTAAAGAGTACTAATTAGCTCATAAACCGATTAGTTAATTCTCCTCTTAATAAACCCTAGTCTGTGAACAATAAATACATTGGGTCAGGTTTATCCATAAAGGGTATACACTGATTTTTTTCCTGGTGCTTCTTGTGGGAATTAAATAAACAACGGCTAAGCTACTTCCTTGCATCACAATATATAGGATATCGAGGCGGTTGACACTTCGTCCATTTTTGTGAGGATTTCAACCATCGATAACTCAAGTAGTAATTGTTCCAGACTCGCTTCCGCAATAAGAAATCATAAGTATGCCTAAGCTAGTATTTACAATCAAGATATTACTATTGCACATAATCTTCCTTAGCAAATCTTAAATGGTCTACCTGAACAGTTGCCATGGTTTGACATAGCGCATCACCATATGAATCATTATTCACAATCATTTACTACAAATTTGTGGTAACATGCTATGTATgcattcatgcatgcatttgTATGTGCATATTGAGGTAAAAAATTCGTAAACATGGAGTAAATAGTATAATGTATTTAACCCAACCAGTAcaatttatgtatattaaacagGTGTTGATCATAGTAATTAAATATCATTTAATATTGTATGATAACCTTGAAAGTATTATTAGTAAATAATAACGCGTTACAAGAAGTTAAATTAATACAGTAAAAGTGTAGTACTCTTACAATTTGCAAAGGCTTCATCTTAGAATCCATATCCATTTAAAAAGCTTGAATTAAATAGGTAAAGATATAACTTCATTTGATAATTTTCACATCACCTTGTTACATGGAATTCAGATAAACAACCCCAGAATTACAACGAAAATAACATCACCGATGCCTAGAGTCaaccacaaaattaaaaaaaggacaaaagaagaagaaaagagtaAAGGGAAGATAGTCCATTCCTTGAGAAGAAAAGTACAAGGCATATTCATAGGAACACAACAacttaataataaatatttacaGTTCTTCccttccccccaaaaaaaacagCCCATTACAAGCTCACACTCGTGATTCCAAAGAACTTCTGAAAATACCAAATTCCTTAAAACAGCATTTGAAGAAACATCTTAGTGTAAAAATTCTCCATAAAATAACCACATATCGTCACCATGCAATAATGCTgacgaagagagagagaaagaaggtgaCAAGGAAATTTCACCAAGGAACAAAAAAGACAGACAGCATGTTTGATATTTGCACCCTAGAATTGGATCACCAACGTAATCAAACCTTTCTATCTTAGGTTTTCTTATAATGCTTCTCTCTTCACGAAAAAGATCCTTCCCCACATTTTTTCTTTAGGTTTTCTTGCATGACTCGAACTGTTGATGAACATGATATGAGCCAACTGATGAAAGGGACACTTTTggacaaccaaaaaaaaaaaaaaaaaaaaaaaaccacccccaaccctctatatttcttttataattcaGAAATTCCCAAGAACCGGGGACACATGATTCGAAAATCAGCGGATACTAGATCTACCCCTCAACACTCCTCCATTTAAATATCAGAGTTTTGATGAGTGCATGACATGAGGCAATTGATAGGGACATTTTTGGACaccgaaaaaaaaatcaccaccaaccctctatatatttttttataatccaGAAACCCTTGAGAGTCGGGGATGCACGGTTCCAAAATCAGCGCATACTAGATCCGCCCCTCTATACTGGATGTTTTTGTCTGCGACAAAACACGATGTACTCTTACCACGCACTAGACCAAGACCTAAACAACACCGACCCTCTACATATATTGTTCTTAGAAGttaaggagaaaaaaataaaaccacacccccaaaaaaaaaagaaaaaaaaaagaaaaagaaacacacaaaaaggaagaaaagtacTACTAGTAATTTAAGTaaggatgttgatgttgttagttctTTGTCTCTTAACACTTGCTGAAGAAGAATCATCACCACTTGATTTCTCCATCACTGCTTTAAGTGCTTCTTGTATTGAACTTATACAATATTGTGGCTGTTGTTGATCATCATCACTGGTATTCGGATCCAAatcttgattattattataattacaATCATCCCCAGTTATGAACAAGACATTCCTCACACGTCCACCAAGTGTTGTAATTTCAGCTTTAAGTGTTTTTAACCTTAGTGCTTTCAATGTCTTGATTAAATCAGGCAAAAGATCTGACCTGTCCTCACAGCACAACGAGGCCTTAATCACAAACTTACCATCTTCATCGGATGTTGCATTGTCAACTGTTAATTCATCAATTTCAGTTGGGACAGGACTTGTCTCTGCTATTAAGGATGTTTGCCTTTTTAGCTCCTTCACATGTTGTATCACCTCTGCTAGCAATGAAGCTTTGTCCGTCTACAtcataaccaaaaaaaataaaaataaaataatgaaaatcatAAGTATGAACTTCCTTCAACAAGCCAGTTTGGGAACATACGTTGACTA contains these protein-coding regions:
- the LOC132067717 gene encoding transcription factor bHLH30-like isoform X2 produces the protein MEPQSYMNQVHFQSNSEMSQILPWTLPPVQPFNSVHHHDPFLLPPSPSPYGLFNRRPQFGYEGATSSDHGHLRFISDTLVGQVVHHQPGSAPFGLQAELQKMTAQEIMDAKALAASKSHSEAERRRRERINNHLAKLRSLLPNTTKTDKASLLAEVIQHVKELKRQTSLIAETSPVPTEIDELTVDNATSDEDGKFVIKASLCCEDRSDLLPDLIKTLKALRLKTLKAEITTLGGRVRNVLFITGDDCNYNNNQDLDPNTSDDDQQQPQYCISSIQEALKAVMEKSSGDDSSSASVKRQRTNNINILT